The following is a genomic window from Streptomyces lincolnensis.
CGACCTGTCGGGGGACTGTGGAATAGGGCGACCGCCGACGATGCCGTTGCCGCTTCCGCCCCCTGGCATGCGTGCGGGGTTCGCCGTTGCGCTTTGCCCGGGTTGGAAGGGCATCCTTCCCGTGACAGGAGACCGTCCCTGCCCTGTCGGGCTCTTGCTGACGGGGGTGCCGAACGCCGGAGGAACCGTGCCGGTCTGAGGCGTCGGACCGCCTTTCACCTGGTCAGGACCGGGCAGAGGCTCTGGCACGGCATGCGGGGTCGGCGTACGTGGAAGCAGAGTGTCGACGGAGTCGATACCCATTCGGGTGGGCTGATCCACGTCCACCTGCGGACGGCGTTCAGTCGGTGTGCCGCTCGGGGACAGCCGTGGGTCGGGAGCGCCAGAGGAACCCTCTCGGGCAGGCACTGAGGTCGCGGACGACGTAGCTCCGGGGGAGCTGCTGGATCGGGCCTCGGCCGTGCCGGAGTGGACGTCCAACCTGGGATCAGGCACAAACGCCGCCGGCGGCGGCGGAAACTTAGGTCTCTCCAGCGCCCCCATCTGTGCCGAAGACACCTGATACGACTGCCCCAGCTTCCGCATCTGCGCGGCAGCCTCAAGGCGGACCTTCTCCCGGTTCGCCGCCAGTGCCTCCAGTTCGCTGCGGGACTTCGCGCTCACCGCTGCCGCGTCCGGATCGTTGCGTGCGGTGGTCGCCGCTGCGAGGTTCGCTTTGGCGCTCGGCATGTCGCGCGGGATGGAGGACTGGGCCACGGCGATGGCGCCGGAGGCCTGGCTGAGCCACTTGGCCGCGTCCTCGCTGAAGTCGCCCAGGCGGAGGGTGGAGTTGGCGAGGTCGCCGGTCCAGGTGCGGAAGGCGTCGGCGCCGTCGCCCTTCCATTCCACGTACTGGGGGCGGACCTTGAGCTCGTCGGCGATCTTGCGGATTTCCTTGGCGGCGGCGATGAGGCGGTCGGCCGCGGCCTGGACGGTGCCGGCGTTGGCCTGGTCGAGCCAGGCCAGCATCTGTTCGTGGCTCATGTTCTCGAAGGGGGTGCCGCCGGGGCCTTGGGCCGGCATCAGATCGAGCCTCCCGCGTCGCCACCAGACGGGGCCTTCGGCGCACCCGCCGTACCCGCGCCGTTCGCGTTGCCCGTGCGCGCCACCTCGGGGTCGTACGCCCCGCCGTAGTGCTTCGTCGTCTCCGTGCTGATCGCGACCATGCGGTCGCGGACGTCGGTGTCGATGTTCTGGTAGCCCTTGTGGGAGGCGAGGACGGCGATGCTCATGCCCTCCATGGAGTCGGACAGGAGCTTCGACAGTGTTTCGAGCTCGCCTATCACCGTCTCGTACGCGCCGTGCAGGCCGGCCGCCTCCGCCCACGCGCCGTCGCCGCCGCCGAGCTGCTGGCGTACGAGCTGATCCTGGGCGACTTTCTCCGGGCCCGCGTCCGAGCCCTTCAGGTCGCGGATCAGTTCGTCGATGCGCTGCTGGAACTTCGTGAAGGAGGCGTACTCCGCGGCCACCGCGGACGCGGCACCGGCAGCGCTTTGTGCGGCGTCGAATATGCCGGAGAACCATGAAGCTCCCGACGCCGACCCGCTGTCGCTGTCACTGGGCAACACCCGTGTCCTCCCCCGTACACCACACCACCGGCAGTCAACGATTCATAAGTAACTCTAACTACCAGCGGTGACAGGCCACACCCGGCCCGTTGTCACGGCGTGTGGTGTTTCCGGCCAACTTCGTGGCATGCAGAAGAGGCACGCGAAAGGGCCGCCCGCGCTCAAACCGGCGGGCGGCCCCAAGAGCCGAAAAAGGCTC
Proteins encoded in this region:
- a CDS encoding translation initiation factor IF-2, encoding MPAQGPGGTPFENMSHEQMLAWLDQANAGTVQAAADRLIAAAKEIRKIADELKVRPQYVEWKGDGADAFRTWTGDLANSTLRLGDFSEDAAKWLSQASGAIAVAQSSIPRDMPSAKANLAAATTARNDPDAAAVSAKSRSELEALAANREKVRLEAAAQMRKLGQSYQVSSAQMGALERPKFPPPPAAFVPDPRLDVHSGTAEARSSSSPGATSSATSVPAREGSSGAPDPRLSPSGTPTERRPQVDVDQPTRMGIDSVDTLLPRTPTPHAVPEPLPGPDQVKGGPTPQTGTVPPAFGTPVSKSPTGQGRSPVTGRMPFQPGQSATANPARMPGGGSGNGIVGGRPIPQSPDRSTGIPRGTVVGGEGTAPRGPMGPTGGSTNPGGRMVGQQGQTPGRRPSVSNGGVVGGRPLPNAGASSLRPQQPGRAGTTGAKTGAPGTAAGPGTGGRGVVGGTSSAGRQGEGHGGGSTGASRQTPARRADNGNGRPYGVVEDEETWRQGNRPAVPPVIDRRTQE